In a genomic window of Thermosynechococcus sp. CL-1:
- the bchI gene encoding magnesium chelatase ATPase subunit I translates to MPVTATAVPRRPVFPFTAIVGQDEMKLSLLLNVIDPKIGGVMIMGDRGTGKSTTIRALADLLPEIEVVADDPFNSHPSDPDLMSDAVKVAVAAGEPIHTIKKKVPMVDLPLGATEDRVCGTIDIEKALAEGVKAFEPGLLAKANRGILYVDEVNLLDDHLVDVLLDAAASGWNTVEREGISIRHPARFVLVGSGNPEEGELRPQLLDRFGMHAEIRTVKDPTLRVEIVEQRSQFDQNPAAFLAKYQAQQEALQAKLVAAQALLPSVTIDYELRVKISQVCAELDVDGLRGDIVTNRAAKALAAFEGRTDVTVEDIARVIVLCLRHRLRKDPLESIDSGYKVGKVFQEVFGVEIAA, encoded by the coding sequence ATGCCTGTGACTGCGACTGCTGTCCCTCGTCGGCCTGTTTTTCCCTTTACGGCAATTGTCGGTCAAGACGAAATGAAACTGTCATTGTTGCTCAATGTCATTGACCCCAAAATTGGTGGGGTGATGATTATGGGCGATCGCGGCACGGGCAAATCAACCACCATTCGCGCCCTCGCGGATCTGCTGCCGGAAATTGAGGTGGTGGCCGATGACCCCTTCAACAGTCATCCTAGCGATCCCGATCTGATGAGCGATGCGGTCAAGGTGGCCGTAGCAGCGGGTGAACCCATTCACACCATCAAGAAAAAAGTACCGATGGTGGATCTGCCCTTGGGGGCAACTGAGGATCGGGTTTGCGGCACCATTGATATTGAAAAAGCCCTTGCTGAGGGGGTGAAAGCCTTTGAGCCCGGACTCTTGGCCAAGGCCAATCGCGGTATTCTCTATGTGGACGAGGTGAACCTGCTGGATGATCACCTAGTGGATGTGCTGCTCGATGCCGCTGCCTCCGGCTGGAATACCGTTGAGCGCGAAGGCATTTCAATTCGTCACCCGGCACGCTTTGTCTTGGTCGGCTCTGGTAACCCTGAAGAAGGGGAACTGCGACCGCAACTGCTGGATCGCTTTGGCATGCACGCTGAAATTCGCACCGTCAAGGATCCAACCCTGCGGGTGGAAATAGTGGAACAGCGATCGCAATTTGATCAAAACCCCGCAGCCTTTTTGGCCAAATACCAAGCCCAACAGGAAGCGCTGCAAGCCAAGCTAGTTGCTGCCCAAGCCCTCTTGCCGAGTGTCACAATTGACTACGAACTGCGGGTGAAAATTTCCCAAGTCTGTGCCGAGCTAGATGTGGATGGCCTGCGGGGAGACATTGTTACTAACCGCGCGGCCAAGGCGCTAGCCGCCTTTGAGGGACGCACGGATGTCACCGTTGAGGATATTGCGCGGGTGATTGTCCTCTGTCTGCGCCACCGCCTGCGCAAGGATCCCCTCGAGTCCATTGACTCCGGCTACAAGGTGGGCAAAGTCTTCCAAGAGGTCTTTGGGGTGGAGATTGCTGCTTAG
- a CDS encoding RNA-binding protein, translated as MSVRLYVGNLPRELSREELEALFNQEVGEVGTTKLITDRKTGKCRGFGFVTVESEEVADQVIEKLNGYTFKDNPLKIEKANDKPKSEAKENKEKEETVAEKATPSNRNNRKNNKNNGRRTQANSAPAEYSSMDTEAAQPDPRWADALAQLKERLLAQSSNA; from the coding sequence ATGTCCGTGCGTTTATATGTGGGCAATCTGCCGCGTGAACTGAGCCGCGAAGAGCTAGAAGCCCTATTTAACCAAGAAGTGGGCGAAGTAGGCACCACTAAACTGATTACCGATCGCAAGACTGGTAAGTGCCGCGGTTTCGGCTTTGTCACCGTTGAATCCGAGGAAGTGGCGGATCAGGTGATTGAGAAACTCAACGGCTACACCTTTAAGGACAATCCCCTCAAGATTGAGAAGGCCAACGACAAGCCGAAATCTGAAGCTAAGGAAAATAAGGAAAAAGAAGAAACAGTGGCCGAAAAAGCCACTCCCAGCAACCGCAATAATCGCAAAAATAATAAAAACAATGGGCGGCGTACCCAAGCCAATTCGGCGCCGGCTGAATATAGCTCCATGGATACGGAAGCTGCTCAACCGGATCCCCGCTGGGCAGATGCCCTAGCACAGCTTAAGGAACGACTCCTTGCCCAAAGCAGCAACGCTTAA
- the cbiT gene encoding precorrin-6Y C5,15-methyltransferase subunit CbiT, with translation MTADPWPFVTPGIPDGLFERLPGIPLTQRETRLLMLSYLRLEPDSCLWDVGAGTGTIAVEAARLAKRGQVIAVERDEEVVDLIQRNCDRFGVKNVQIVAGSAPDCFPQLCRTPQRICLEGGRPIKEVLLQAWEYLAPGGRLVAIASSLENLYALSEGFATVQARSLEVVQSVINRLETRGGHQIFAAVEPIFILSGEKIS, from the coding sequence ATGACGGCGGATCCCTGGCCATTTGTGACCCCGGGTATCCCCGATGGGCTCTTTGAGCGCTTACCAGGTATTCCCCTCACCCAACGGGAAACGCGATTATTGATGCTCTCCTATTTGCGCCTTGAGCCGGACTCTTGTCTTTGGGATGTGGGCGCGGGCACGGGTACGATCGCTGTTGAGGCGGCACGCTTGGCAAAGCGGGGACAGGTGATTGCCGTTGAACGAGACGAGGAAGTGGTTGATCTGATCCAGCGCAATTGCGATCGCTTTGGCGTCAAGAATGTGCAGATTGTTGCCGGTTCCGCTCCAGATTGCTTTCCCCAGTTATGTCGCACACCGCAGCGCATTTGTCTCGAGGGGGGGCGCCCGATTAAGGAAGTTTTGCTGCAAGCGTGGGAGTATCTTGCGCCCGGTGGTCGCTTGGTGGCGATCGCCAGCAGTTTAGAAAATCTCTATGCCCTCTCTGAAGGTTTCGCGACAGTCCAAGCCCGCAGCCTAGAGGTGGTGCAATCAGTGATCAATCGTCTGGAAACGCGGGGCGGCCACCAAATTTTTGCAGCAGTGGAACCGATCTTTATTCTCAGTGGCGAGAAAATTTCCTAA
- the rsmI gene encoding 16S rRNA (cytidine(1402)-2'-O)-methyltransferase, which produces MGSGQLWVVGTPIGNLEDISARALRILKAVDLIAAEDTRHTGRLLQHFGITTPQISLHEHNTQQRVPQLLQRLEAGQQIALVSDAGLPGVSDPGYELITACIAAAIPVTPIPGANAALTALMAAGLPMNRFCFEGFLPTKGRDRQQRLAALQQETRTILLYEAPHRLLQTVTELCQILGNDRPLVLARELTKRHEEFWRGTLGTACTYLQEHPPRGEYTLVLGGAPEHSVAVNPNHLADELATLLSQGLSLTQASRQLADLTGLSRRDIYQLGLQLKQASP; this is translated from the coding sequence ATGGGCAGCGGGCAACTGTGGGTGGTGGGTACCCCCATTGGCAATCTTGAGGATATAAGCGCTCGTGCCCTGCGCATTCTTAAGGCGGTGGATCTCATTGCTGCGGAGGATACACGCCACACCGGCCGCCTGTTACAGCATTTTGGCATTACCACACCCCAAATCAGTCTCCATGAGCACAATACCCAACAGCGCGTGCCCCAGCTGCTTCAGCGCCTAGAGGCGGGTCAACAGATTGCCTTGGTTAGCGATGCAGGGTTACCGGGGGTGTCGGATCCCGGTTATGAATTGATCACGGCCTGTATTGCCGCAGCCATTCCGGTCACACCGATTCCCGGCGCGAATGCTGCCTTAACAGCCTTGATGGCCGCAGGATTACCGATGAATCGCTTTTGTTTTGAAGGGTTTTTGCCGACCAAGGGGCGCGATCGCCAGCAGCGATTAGCAGCACTGCAACAGGAAACGCGCACAATTCTTCTCTACGAAGCCCCCCATCGCTTGCTGCAAACGGTAACAGAGTTATGTCAAATCTTGGGGAACGATCGCCCCCTCGTCCTCGCCCGCGAACTCACAAAGCGCCACGAAGAATTTTGGCGGGGAACCCTCGGCACTGCCTGCACTTATCTACAGGAGCATCCCCCCCGTGGCGAATACACACTGGTTTTAGGCGGTGCCCCTGAACACTCTGTGGCCGTGAATCCCAATCATCTCGCGGACGAATTAGCGACACTTCTCAGCCAAGGCCTTTCTCTTACCCAAGCCAGCCGTCAACTGGCAGATCTCACAGGGCTTTCACGGCGCGACATCTATCAACTGGGACTCCAGCTCAAACAGGCATCCCCTTAA
- the cofG gene encoding 7,8-didemethyl-8-hydroxy-5-deazariboflavin synthase subunit CofG — MSDRTITYSPAFTLVPTYECFNRCTYCNFRQDIGTSGWLSLEAAAQQLAGLDPQQVREILILSGEVAPNSPQRSQWLERLYDLAALALDQGFLPHTNAGPLNRAEMAALKAVNVSMGLMLEQLTPKLLQSVHRHAPSKDPQLRLHQLEQAGELGIPFTTGLLLGIGEEPQDWAETLTAIAECHRRWGHIQEVILQPHSPGQQQEAALPPFDLRQLPNVVHWARSLLPEDITIQIPVNLVTDLEVFRTCLEAGARDLGGIVPLDHVNPDYPHTNVAALREQLQAWGWELVPRLPVYPQFVDGLPSPLREKVKGMPV; from the coding sequence ATGAGCGATCGCACCATCACCTATAGTCCAGCTTTTACTCTTGTACCGACGTACGAGTGTTTTAATCGCTGTACCTACTGCAACTTCCGTCAGGATATTGGCACGAGTGGTTGGTTGAGTTTAGAGGCGGCGGCTCAACAGTTGGCAGGGCTTGACCCCCAACAGGTGCGAGAAATTTTGATTCTCAGTGGCGAAGTTGCCCCCAACAGTCCCCAGCGTTCCCAATGGTTAGAGCGTCTCTATGATCTAGCCGCCTTAGCCTTGGATCAGGGATTTCTGCCCCATACCAATGCGGGTCCCCTCAATCGAGCAGAAATGGCCGCTCTCAAGGCGGTGAATGTCTCGATGGGACTGATGCTAGAGCAATTAACACCGAAGTTGTTGCAAAGCGTCCATCGCCATGCCCCTAGCAAGGATCCGCAACTGCGTTTACACCAACTGGAACAGGCTGGGGAATTGGGCATTCCCTTCACTACGGGCTTGCTCTTGGGGATTGGTGAAGAGCCGCAGGATTGGGCAGAAACGCTCACAGCCATTGCTGAGTGTCATCGGCGGTGGGGACATATTCAGGAGGTGATTTTGCAGCCCCACAGTCCCGGCCAGCAACAGGAAGCAGCGTTGCCCCCCTTTGATCTGAGGCAATTACCGAACGTGGTACACTGGGCGCGATCGCTTTTGCCTGAAGACATCACGATTCAAATTCCTGTGAATCTGGTCACAGATCTAGAGGTCTTTCGGACGTGCCTAGAAGCGGGCGCTCGCGATTTGGGGGGCATCGTTCCCTTGGATCACGTCAATCCCGACTATCCCCACACCAATGTGGCAGCATTGAGGGAACAATTACAGGCGTGGGGATGGGAATTAGTGCCACGACTCCCCGTCTATCCCCAGTTTGTGGATGGGTTGCCGTCGCCCTTGAGGGAGAAAGTTAAGGGGATGCCTGTTTGA
- a CDS encoding ferredoxin-thioredoxin reductase variable chain, whose protein sequence is MSVMEQQALSVGLRVRVKTPTIVYHHPDHRNEPFDIQGMEGEIFAILSDWQGRPISPNYPIQVRFSPKFIAHLHPDELEVI, encoded by the coding sequence ATGAGTGTTATGGAGCAACAAGCTTTAAGTGTCGGTCTGCGGGTACGCGTCAAGACCCCTACCATCGTCTATCACCATCCTGATCACCGTAACGAACCCTTTGACATTCAGGGCATGGAAGGGGAGATTTTCGCCATTCTCAGCGACTGGCAGGGCCGTCCCATTAGTCCCAACTACCCGATTCAGGTGCGGTTTAGTCCCAAGTTCATTGCCCATTTGCACCCCGACGAGCTGGAAGTGATTTAG
- a CDS encoding CHAD domain-containing protein, producing METLGHIAYAAFEKYYRKISKHEPGVIRDRDVEAIHQMRVGLRRLRTALEVFCNTVRLPKGVSIQRVRAIAGSLSPVRDLDVMMLALKEQYYPHLPRPEQQQLAKLIKKLEKQRTELLQKALQLLRSDRYRKLQQGLEEWLAAPQYREIANLPTELIAPDILLPLVCQLLLHPGWQVAIEWQGDRPLFLAVSNPPQWLQTAGEDLHDLRKQAKRVRYQMELFSSVYGDTFTEQVDAFAQLQELLGTLHDGVVLHDFFRTQLGLNLRQASPCLAEMIALEQTRQWQTWRSVQQEYLSPEKRHQVRSLLLMPPMTISANGNSLGHPMISSAN from the coding sequence ATGGAAACCCTAGGGCATATCGCGTACGCCGCTTTTGAAAAGTACTACCGCAAAATTAGCAAACACGAGCCGGGGGTGATTCGCGATCGCGATGTTGAGGCAATTCACCAGATGCGGGTGGGCTTGCGCCGCCTGCGAACGGCTCTGGAGGTCTTTTGTAATACCGTACGTTTGCCCAAGGGAGTCTCCATTCAGCGGGTACGGGCGATCGCCGGCAGCCTCAGTCCCGTACGGGATTTGGATGTGATGATGCTGGCGCTCAAGGAGCAGTATTACCCTCACCTACCTCGCCCTGAGCAACAACAACTGGCAAAACTGATCAAAAAACTCGAAAAGCAACGGACAGAACTGCTACAAAAAGCCCTTCAATTGCTGCGCAGCGATCGCTATCGCAAATTGCAACAGGGGCTAGAAGAATGGCTAGCTGCCCCTCAATATCGTGAGATTGCTAACTTACCGACGGAACTGATTGCCCCAGATATTTTGTTGCCCTTGGTGTGTCAACTGTTGCTGCATCCGGGGTGGCAAGTGGCCATTGAATGGCAGGGCGATCGCCCCCTTTTCCTTGCGGTGAGTAACCCGCCCCAGTGGCTGCAAACAGCGGGTGAAGATCTCCACGATCTACGCAAGCAAGCCAAGCGGGTACGCTACCAAATGGAACTCTTTAGCAGTGTCTATGGAGACACCTTCACTGAACAGGTAGATGCCTTTGCTCAGTTGCAAGAACTCCTAGGCACACTTCACGATGGCGTTGTCCTCCATGACTTTTTCCGTACCCAACTTGGACTCAATCTTCGCCAAGCCTCTCCTTGCCTTGCAGAAATGATTGCCCTTGAGCAAACACGCCAGTGGCAAACTTGGCGCTCCGTCCAGCAGGAATACCTCAGCCCCGAAAAACGCCATCAAGTGCGCTCTCTACTCCTCATGCCACCAATGACAATAAGCGCCAATGGCAACTCCCTCGGTCATCCGATGATCTCCTCTGCCAACTGA
- a CDS encoding superoxide dismutase, protein MAFVQEPLPFDPGALEPYGMSAKTFEFHYGKHHKAYVDNLNKLTQDTELADKSLEDVIRMTYGDAAKVGIFNNAAQVWNHTFFWNSLKPGGGGAPTGDVAARINSAFGSYDEFKSQFKNAAATQFGSGWAWLVLEAGTLKVTKTPNAENPLVHGQVPLLTIDVWEHAYYLDYQNRRPDFIDNFLNQLVNWDFVAKNLAAA, encoded by the coding sequence ATGGCATTTGTACAAGAACCCCTTCCCTTTGATCCGGGCGCCCTTGAACCCTATGGGATGTCTGCAAAAACCTTTGAATTTCACTATGGCAAGCACCATAAAGCCTACGTGGATAACCTCAATAAACTGACTCAAGATACGGAACTCGCTGACAAATCCCTTGAAGATGTCATTCGCATGACCTATGGCGATGCTGCCAAGGTGGGCATCTTCAACAATGCGGCTCAAGTGTGGAATCACACCTTCTTCTGGAATAGCCTCAAGCCCGGTGGCGGTGGCGCTCCTACGGGTGATGTGGCCGCCCGGATCAACAGTGCCTTTGGGAGCTACGACGAGTTCAAGTCCCAGTTCAAAAATGCAGCGGCGACCCAATTTGGTAGCGGTTGGGCATGGCTGGTGCTCGAAGCGGGTACGCTGAAAGTGACCAAAACCCCCAATGCCGAAAACCCCTTGGTTCACGGTCAAGTGCCCCTCCTGACGATTGATGTTTGGGAGCACGCCTACTATCTCGACTACCAAAACCGCCGTCCAGACTTCATTGATAACTTCCTCAACCAACTGGTGAACTGGGACTTTGTTGCTAAAAATCTAGCGGCTGCCTAA